A single genomic interval of Drosophila virilis strain 15010-1051.87 chromosome 2, Dvir_AGI_RSII-ME, whole genome shotgun sequence harbors:
- the POLDIP2 gene encoding polymerase delta-interacting protein 2, with protein MGLLLHFFKWDKRWQLLHKCDILVKRNVKKQAVSPTKLAEVGRLLEAKEGKYDTGQLFLHRIFGYRGVILFPWTARVYDRDSDNPKKQTTATTTPTPTQCAKEASPLRVNAGSSEGSGTTATSQLDDAPTSWHASNSATDTQRATNLGTAKTTTNGATSSATDAKDVKGKTQTFYQVLIDTRDCPYIRAQTEAVTFLGNQDSNRSLYAIPGLDYVAHDDIMPYSSTDKHPLQHELFDKFLTNAPDSEPPFVGQDTLKAWQEKNHPWLDMSDVHKETTENVRITVIPFYMGCRETPASSVYWWRYCIRLENLGELSVQLRERHWRIFSLSGTLETVRGRGVVGQEPILSPRLPAFQYSSHVSLQAPSGHMWGTFRLEREDGYAFDCKIPPFSLESKPDDASTPPIGTPAGEESD; from the exons ATGGGTTTACTGCTGCACTTTTTCAAATGGGACAAGCGTTGGCAACTGCTGCATAAATGTGATATATTAGTGAAGCGAAACGTTAAGAAGCAGGCCGTCAGTCCAACCAA ACTAGCCGAGGTTGGCCGTCTGTTAGAAGCAAAGGAAGGCAAATACGATACCGGGCAGCTGTTCTTGCATCGAATCTTTGGCTATCGCGGTGTTATACTCTTTCCATGGACGGCTCGCGTCTACGACCGCGATTCGGACAATCCTAAGAAGcagacaacggcaacaacaacgccgacgccgacaCAATGCGCCAAAGAAGCTTCACCACTGAGAGTTAACGCGGGGAGCAGCGAAGGCAGCGGGACAACAGCTACCTCACAGCTCGATGATGCTCCCACGTCCTGGCACGCTAGCAATAGTGCCACTGACACGCAGAGAGCCACAAATTTGGGTACCGCCAAAACGACAACTAATGGCGCCACGAGCAGTGCTACTGATGCCAAAGATGTTAAGGGCAAAACGCAAACCTTTTATCAGGTGCTGATTGATACCAGGGACTGTCCGTATATT CGGGCCCAAACTGAGGCTGTCACCTTCTTAGGTAATCAGGATTCGAATCGCAGCTTGTATGCGATTCCTGGATTGGATTATGTTGCACACGATGACATCATGCCATATTCCTCAACCGATAAGCATCCGTTGCAGCACGAACTCTTCGACAAGTTTCTAACAAATGCTCCAGATTCTGAGCCGCCATTTGTGGGTCAAGATACCCTCAAAGCGTGGCAGGAAAAGAATCATCCATGGCTGGACATGAGCGATGTGCACAAGGAGACAACCGAAAATGTGCGCATCACCGTGATACCTTTCTATATGGGCTGCCGCGAAACCCCCGCATCTTCGGTTTATTGG TGGCGGTATTGCATACGTTTAGAAAATCTGGGTGAACTCAGTGTGCAGTTGCGTGAACGGCATTGGCGTATATTCTCATTGTCGGGTACTCTGGAAACAGTGCGCGGTCGCGGGGTTGTTGGCCAGGAGCCCATACTGAGTCCGCGACTACCAGCTTTTCAATACAGTAGCCATGTGAGTCTACAGGCACCCAGCGGTCACATGTGGGGAACTTTTCGATTGGAGCGCGAGGATGGGTACGCGTTTGACTGCAAAATACCGCCGTTCTCGCTCGAATCAAAGCCGGACGATGCTAGCACGCCACCGATCGGGACGCCCGCAGGCGAAGAGAGTGattaa